The following are from one region of the Syngnathus acus chromosome 10, fSynAcu1.2, whole genome shotgun sequence genome:
- the arhgef37 gene encoding rho guanine nucleotide exchange factor 37, whose product MEVPRMPPPVPLPRTIFNPSRSLGAKKNLSLSKPSPEEEKIQEENDLEDDAFGEDEEEKSADVTISSVEEVDKMAKEEKAAKERAAQRQLMSVQELLQSERNYLRMLQISTFTIRSNLQKLQPPLANLDSMFLYVEDVMDVSSRLISLLEQKQLQPGEPLFLEALCDAFLSLSSDIEAAYKEYLANYNRVTMVENSYKQKEALWDQIVNVIKTSAPEVNASSLTFFLVMPVQRIARYPLLLQTIQKHTDTQHPAYSLLEKTAHTSVAINCHINEFKRFREVADKYKKSETLSIMDKINRLNSHSIAKKTARIGQFIKHETGMVPKLVDEEFDALEDFFYVLEHGILQLLDNVELYLHHLQTFLDCKTEEFDLDMDGEKVPICYKEITTGLRQWILPEFEKRMRTLIHKPLCALRDLLAGPRNLIRKRLHKLLDYEVIEAKPSLSYDEQAIANTYRTMNTLLLNELPKFNSLALQMIWSMLGTFSCLHKDLASDLQQLFHSFAQQLPHSSLNTAAFWEWAETAVLEGARRLDTLGQNVEETLLRPSFLPLNSSSQQRLQQLTNKHSSDKIYQVLSTVVGSRDLDLNLAKGELVAVISQADTRGDKRRWLVDAGDRRGYAPASKLTRYHQAEEEPPPSPHLNLPQVTGDFRRHSYTSELSHTTATATRLAFSQPCFQVFAMYGFTARGNHEVSVAAGDPVQVLEPHDKRGNREWSLVEVRGRQRGYVPSNYLAVAPIPGALTSCQPFC is encoded by the exons ATGGAGGTGCCGAGGATGCCTCCGCCTGTGCCCTTACCCCGCACAATTTTTAATCCCTCTCGGTCTCTGGGCGCTAAGAAGAACCTCTCCCTGAGCAAGCCATCACCGGAAGAGGAAAAGATTCAGGAGGAGAATGATCTAGAGGACGATGCATTTggagaggatgaagaggagaaGAGTGCAGATGTGACTATTTCCTCAGTGGAAGAGGTGGACAAGATGGCGAAGGAGGAGAAGGCAGCAAAGGAGAGGGCTGCACAGAGGCAGCTGATGTCCGTTCAGGAGCTGTTGCAGTCTGAGAGAAATTACCTGAGAATGCTGCAGATCAGCACCTTCACCATCAGGAGCAACCTGCAAAAATTACAG CCTCCGTTGGCTAACTTAGACAGCATGTTCCTGTATGTGGAGGATGTGATGGACGTGTCCAGTCGGCTGATTAGTCTACTAGAGCAGAAGCAGCTCCAGCCCGGAGAGCCGCTCTTCCTCGAGGCACTGT GTGACGCGTTCCTCAGCCTGTCCTCTGATATCGAGGCAGCCTACAAGGAGTACCTAGCCAACTACAATCGTGTCACCATGGTGGAGAACTCCTATAAACAGAAGGAGGCGCTGTGGGACCAGATTGTCAACGTCATCAAGACATCAGC GCCTGAAGTGAACGCCAGCTCGCTGACTTTCTTCCTGGTGATGCCCGTGCAGCGCATAGCCCGCTACCCTCTCCTCCTGCAGACAATCCAgaagcacacggacacacagCACCCGGCGTACTCGCTGCTGGAAAAGACGGCACACACCTCCGTCGCCATAAACTGTCACATCAACGAGTTCAAGCGCTTCCGGGAAGTCG CCGACAAGTACAAAAAGAGTGAAACGCTGAGCATCATGGACAAGATCAATCGCTTGAATTCGCACAGCATCGCTAAGAAAACAGCCAGGATCGGCCAGTTCATCAAACACGAGACAGGCATGGTTCCCAAG CTAGTGGATGAGGAGTTTGATGCCCTCGAGGACTTCTTTTATGTGCTTGAGCATGGTATCTTGCAGCTACTGGACAATGTGGAGCTCTACCTCCATCACCTCCAG ACTTTCCTGGACTGCAAAACGGAGGAGTTTGACCTGGACATGGATGGCGAGAAGGTGCCCATTTGCTATAAGGAGATCACCACTGGACTCAGACAGTGGATCCTGCCTGAATTT GAAAAGAGGATGAGGACGTTGATCCACAAACCTTTGTGTGCACTACGTGACCTCCTGGCAGGCCCAAGGAACTTGATCCGTAAGAGGCTGCACAAGCTACTTGACTATGAAGTGATTGAGGCGAAACCTTCCCTGAGCTACGACGAGCAGGCCATTGCCAACACGTATAG GACAATGAACACGTTGCTGCTCAACGAGCTTCCCAAGTTCAACAGCTTGGCGTTGCAGATGATCTGGAGCATGTTGGGAACGTTCAGCTGCCTCCACAAAGACCTTGCCTCTGACTTGCAGCAGCTCTTCCATAGTTTCGCTCAACAG CTTCCTCACAGCTCTTTAAACACTGCTGCATTCTGGGAGTGGGCTGAGACGGCAGTGCTCGAAGGGGCGAGGAGGCTGGATACTTTGGGTCAAAATGTGGAAGAGACGCTATTGCGGCCCTCCTTTCTG CCATTAAACTCGTCCTCGCAGCAGCGACTCCAGCAGTTGACGAACAAGCACAGTTCCGACAAGATATACCAGGTGCTGAGCACCGTGGTGGGCAGCCGAGACCTGGACCTCAACCTCGCCAAGGGAGAACTAGTGGCCGTCATCAGTCAGGCAGACACCCGCGGAGACAAACGCAGATGGCTCGTGGATGCTGGGG ACAGACGAGGCTATGCGCCGGCCTCCAAGTTGACCCGCTATCACCAGGCCGAGGAGGAGCCTCCACCCTCGCCTCATCTGAACCTCCCGCAGGTTACCGGTGACTTCAGAAGACACTCGTACACGTCCGAGCTCTCACACACGACTGCAACAGCCACTCGGCTGGCTTTCAGTCAGCCATGCTTCCAG